AGGAAATATCAGTATAACAAAACCCATCGTCATTATAGTTATAATGAGGCACATTCAACGTCATCGCCATTGTAAAGTGATCTCCCCGTATATGGCGGCGCACCACAATCGGTGATTAGCATGCGGGTAACTGTTGTTATACATGATGTAGAGTTGTCTGGTCAGAAATGGACAATGATAGGAGATGTCGGCTTTAATTGGCAGCCGTGTCTGACCTTGTACAATACGTCGATACATCTGATACTTACATGGACATGGAGTGACACTTGTTTTGAGAAGGTCTTAGAGAGCCGAATAAAGCACACAGCCACTGTAGCATTTGGCCGTTGACTCTCTGATATTGTAGTGAAGTGGGCTCGGACTAATTAATACCCCCAGACTAATACGTAGGGTAAATACTGACATACATCAAGGGCATGCTTTCATTAGCTCTCCTTGTAACTCCGCGGGACATGGAGGcggacatacaaatgtacaattgATGAAAATCCATTCTCAGGCGCATTCGATCTTTATACGATATTTTATTTCTCTcatttgtatgtttattttCCATTGTTTAGGGACTGCGCCAATAGACTCACTTCTACAAAGCTTGATGCCACCCAAACGAAGATTCGATAATCAAcgacacatatatatctaattcTATGTTTCCACATGTATTTTATAACTGTAGATCTACCATATTGATTTAGGTCCACAAGGTGGTCAATGTTCGTGTAAAGGGGAAAATTGCCGTTGTCATGCAGACAAAATGTACCGGAAGTTGACGATGATGTTTATTCAGATTTTGTCGCCAACGCATGTCGATTCATCACAATTATCGGCAAGAGTCTACGGGGAGAAGGCATTAAGAGGCTGTGTCACCACTGGCAGGACGTTCCTGTTAGTAGGTGTCCGTTCAGGGGATAATTTATATGAATATCGCATGTATCATCACACAACATTAAAACTGCACACAAGCAGTGTCATGAAAGTTGATGACCATTTGAAGTACACACAATTGGTACTATCGAGGCCGCAAGGCAAGGACAAAAATCCTAATGAAGTGTGAGTGTTGAGGTAGGATGAGTGTTGAGGTAGGGTGAGTATTGAGGTAGGGTGAGTGTTGAGGTAGGACGAGTAATAAGGTAGGGTGAGTGTTGAGGTAGGGTGAGTGTTGAGGTAGGGTGAGTGTTGAGGTAGGACGAGTAATAAGGTAGGGTGAGTGTTGAGGTAGGGTGAGTGTTGAGGTAGGACGAGTAATAAGGTAGGGTGAGTGTTGAGGTAGGGTGTGTGTTGAGGTAGGGTGAGTGTTGAGGTAGGGTGAGTGTTGAGGTAGGGTGAGTGTTGAGGTAGGGTGAGTGTTGAGGTAGGATGAGTGTTGAGGTAGGGTGAGTGTTGAGGTAGGACGAGTGTTGAGGTAGGGTGTGTTGAGGTAGGATGTGTGGGCTTGGATTACGAGTGTTAAGGGTGGTGTTGAGGTAGGGTGAGTGTTGATGTAGGGCGAGTGTTGAGGTAGGTGTGAGTAGGTGTTATGTTGAGGGTGATGTAGGGTAGTGTTAGGTAGGGTGAGTGTTGAGGTAGGGTAGTGTTTAGGTTAGGTTGAGGTAGGTGGTTGAGGTGGGTGAGTGTTGAGGTAGGTGAGTGTTGAGGTAGGGCGAGTGTTGAGGTAGGGTGGGTGTTGAGGTAGGGTGAGTGTTGAGGTAGGGTGAGTGTTGAGGTAGGGTGAGTGTTGAGGTAGGACGAGTGTTGAGGTAGGGGTGATGTGTTGAGGTAGGGTGAGTGTTGAGGTAGGACGAGTGTTGAGGTAGGACGAGTGTTGATGTAGGGCGAGTGTTGAGGTAGGGTGAGTGTTGAGGTAGGGTGAGTGTTGAGGTAGGGCGAGTGTTGAGGTAGGGCGAGTGTTGAGGTAGGGTGAGTGTTGAGGTAGGGTGAGTGTTGAGGTAGGGTTAGTGTTGAGGTAGGGCGAGTGTTGAGTAGGTGAGTGTTGAGGTAGGTAGTGTTGTAGGCAGTGTTAGGTAGGTGAGTTTTGATGTAGGTGAGTGTTGAGGTAGGGTGAGTGTTGAGTAGGTGAGTGTTGAGGTAGGTGATGTTGAGGTAGGGTGAGTGTTGAGGTAGGGTGAGTGTTGAGGTGGCTGTTGAGTAGTTTGATGTTGTGGGTGAGTGTTGAGGTAGGGTGAGTGTTGAGGTAGGGGAGTGTTGAGGTAGTGGTAGTGTTGAGGTAGGGTGAGTGTTGAGGTGGGCGAGTGTTGAGGTAGGGGAGTGTTGAGGTAGGCGAGTGTTGATGTAGGGTGAGTGTTGAGGTAGGGTGAGTGTTGAGGTAGGGCGAGTGTTGAGGTAGGGTGAGTGTTGAGGTAGGGTGAGTGTTGAGGTAGGGTGAGTGTTGAGGTAGGGTGAGTGTTGAGGTAGGGCGAGTGTTGAGGTAGGGTGAGTGTTGAGGTAGGGTGAGTGTTGAGGTAGGGCGAGTGTTGAGGTAGGGGTGAGTGTTGAGGTAGGTGAGTGTTGAGGTAGGGTGAGTGTTGATGTAGGGTGAGTGTTGAGGTAGGGTGAGTGTTGAGGTAGGGTGAGTGTTGAGTAGGCGAGTGTTGAGTGTAGGAGTTGAGTGTTTGAGGTAGGGTGAGTGTTGAGGGTAGGGTGAGTGTTGAGGTAGGGTGAGTGTTGAGGTAGGGGGTGAGTGTTGAGGTAGGGTGAGTGTTGAGGTAGGGTGAGTGTTGAGGTAGGGCGAGTGTTGAGGTAGGGTGAGTGTTGAGGTAGGGGCGATGTTGAGGGTAGGGGTGAGTGTTGAGGTAGGGGCGAGTGTTGAGGTAGGTGAGTGTTGAGGTAGGGGTGAGTGTGAGGTAGGGCGAGTGTTGAGGTTAGGGGGAGTGTTGATGTAGGGGTGAGTGTTGAGGTAGGAGGAGTTGTTGAGGGGAGTTTGAGGTAGGGCGAGTGTTGAGTAGGTGAGTGTGAGGGTAGGTAGTGTTGAGGTAGGGGAGTGTTGGAGTGTGAGGGGTGAGTGTTGAGGTAGGGGAGTGTGAGAGTGGGTTTGAGATGTAGGGCGAGTGTTGAGGTAGGGTGAGTGTTGAGGTAGGGTGAGTGTTGATGTAGGACGAGTGTTGAGGTAGGGTGAGTGTTGATGTAGGTAGTGTTGGGTAGGGTGATGTTAGTGGATGTGTAGGTGATGTTGCGAGTGTTGAGGTAGGGTGAGTGTTGATGTAGGGTGAGTGTTGAGGTAGGGTGAGTGTTGATGTAGGGTGAGTGTTGAGGTAGGGTGAGTGTTGAGGTAGGGCGAGTGTTGAGGTAGGGTGAGTGTTGAGGTAGGGCGAGTGTTGAGGTGTAGGGTGAGTGTTGAGGTAGGGTGGTGTTGAGGTAGGGTGAGTGTTGAGGTAGGGTGAGTGTTGAGGTAGGGTGAGTGTTGAGGTAGGGTGAGTGTTGAGGTAGGGTGAGTGTTGAGGTAGGGTGTTGAGTGTTGGTAGGTGTTGGGTAGGTGTGTAGTGTTGGTAGGGTGGTGAGGTAGGGTGTTGGTAGGTGAGGTAGGGGAGTGTTGAGGTAGGGTGGTGTGAGGTAGGGTGAGTGTTGAGGTAGGGGCGAGTGTTGAGGTAGGGTGAGTGTTGAGGTAGGGTGAGTGTTGAGGTAGGGTGAGTGTTGAGGTAGGGTGAGTGTTGAGGTAGGGTGAGTGTTGAGGTAGGGTGAGTGTTGAGGTAGGGTGAGTGTTGAGGTAGGGTGAGTGTTGAGGTAGGGtttgtagtgttgtagtgtaGGGTGAGTGTTGATGTAGGGTGAGTGTTGAGATAGGTGAGTGTTGAGGTAGGGTGAGTGTTGAGTAGGGTGAGTGTTGAGGTAGGGGAGTTGTTTGTGGTAGGGTGTTTGAGGTGGTGTGTTCGTAGGTGTTCGAGGGTGGTGTTGAGGTGGGTGAGTGTGATGGTAGGGTGAGTGTTGAGGTAGGAGCGAGTGTTTGAGGTAGGGTGAGTGTTGAGGTAGGGATGCAGTGTTGATGTAGGGTGGGTGAGTGTTGAGGGTAGGGTGAGTTGTTGAGGTTAGGGTGAGTGTTGATGTAGGGTGAGTGTTTGAGGCCATAGGACTGAGTGTTGAGGTAGGGTGAGTGTTGAGGTAGGGTGAGTGTTGAGGTAGGGTGAGTGTTGAGGTAGGGTGAGTGTTGATGTAGGGTGAGTGTTGATGTAGGGCGAGTGTTGAGGTAGGGTGAGTGTTGAGGTAGGGCGAGTGTTGAGGTAGGGTGAGTGTTGAGGTAGGGTGAGTGTTGAGGTAGGGCGAGTGTTGAGGTAGGGTGAGTGTTGATGTAGGGTGAGTGTTGAGGTAGGGTGAGTGTTGAGGTAGGGCGAGTGCTGAGGTAGGGTGAGTGTGAGGCCTGAGGTCAAGGGTTGGGAGGTGAAGTGTTTGAGGTAGGGGCGAGTGTTTGAGGTAGGGTGAGTGTTGATGGTAGTGGTGAGTGTTGTGTAGGGTGCAGTGTTGAGGTAGGGTGAGTGTTGAGTGTGAGGTGTAGTGTTGAGTAGGTGAGTGTTGAGTAGGGTGATGTTGAGGTAGGTAGTGTTATGTATGTTGAGTTAGGTAGTGTTGGTAGGAGTGTTTGGCAGTGTTAATGGTGAGATGTTGGGTAGGTGCAGTGTTGAGGTGGGTGAGTGTTGATCTAGGCGTGTTGAGTGGGGCGATGTGATGTGAGGTAGGTGTGAGTGGTATGAGTAGGTGAGTTTGATGTGTGAGTGTTGCGTAGGTGAGTGTTGGTAGGTTGTTATTAGTGGTGTGTTGGTCAGTGCGAGTTGCTTTGGTAGTTTGAGTTTGAGGTGGTAGTGTTGAGGTAGTGCTGTTGTGGGGACTGTTATTGTTGAAGTTGAGTAGGTGAGTTTGAGTAGGGTGAGTGTTTGGTGGTGTTGTAGGCTGAGTTTGAGGTAGGGAGTTTGAGGTAGGCGAGTGTTGAGTAGGTGAGTGTTGAGGTGGGTGAGTGTTGAGTTGATGGTTTAGGAGTGTTGGGTGTAGGGAGTGTTAGTAGTGTTTGAGGTGGTGTTAGTGGAGTGTTGGAATTTTTGATTAGGGAGTGTTGAGTAGGTATGTTGTAGGTGATGTTGAGTAGGAGTGTTGAGGTGGGAGTTTTGAGTAGGGAGTGTTGAGGAGGAGTGTTGATAGGGTAGTGTGAGTAGGATTTGAGGTGGGTGATTTGGGGTAGGTGTTGAGTAGGAGTGTTGAGTGCATGTGAGGTAGGGAGTTTGAGCTAGCAGTTTGATGGCGAGTGTTGATGTTGGTCTGTTGATGGTGAGtgttatttatgttattgaGGAGTGGTGCTTTGAGTATATTTTGGTACATGTTATGTATGTTAGTAGGATGTTTGTGAGTTTAGTAGGATTGATGTCGTTTGATGTGTTTTTTTGTGGGATTTTTGCGTGATTTTAGTTATTTAGTTGAGTTGAAGTGGTTATAGGCTTTATGGTAGGGTTAGTGTTGAGGTAGGGCGAGTGTTGAAGAATGATACTCCCTTAAGAAGGGCAAGTGCTGATATCGTGCGACAGTTTAAAAAGAACGAGTCCTAACGAAGGACAAGTATTGATGCAGGGCGAGTGTTGCAGGATTGGTCCTCAGGAAGAATTAGGACTGAGGGAGGACAGATGTTAAGTAAGGACACGTCTTAAGGAACAGTGAGTGCTGAAGTAAAACTAGAGCGTTGAGGAAGGGTGGGTGTATTTGAGCGAAATATATAGTCTACGCTCATCCAATTGGCGAAACATACCATGTATCGGTGAAATGTAGCTTCATGCTACTGAGAAatgatgtaatgttatacaAACTGTGAGCCTTCTGTTTATTTGAGAAACGATTGCTATTCTCTGAGTTATTTGACCCAGACAtgatgattatataattattttacttaCCCCTCCCCGTACGACTTGCCGACGAATAATTCATCTCTTTCTTCGTGCGAACGAATGTAgacattattgttttattttacgtCCATACAGGTGTCAATCTACGTCATATCCGGCAATGTTTCTCACACCAGACACAGTCTAGACACCATACAAGGCCAGATTACTTCAGGAATCGAGGGTACATATATTGTGAGAAAATCAATTTCACTTTTGTTCTTGTACAATAAATGATCTCGTTATAAGTGTATgataattttacactattgacAGCAGAATTTATTTGGTCCGAGAGTATACACCCTTACATGTAAACCTTGTTAATAGAATTTTAAACAACATTACTCCCAAAATCCACAGACCTGTCTCCCGTTCTACTTGTTCAAGATTTCGCTGTCATTCCAGGGCGTAATTTCAGGTAACACGTGCTGGCGTTCTGAAGAACTGGAACAGAATCGGAACTTCGGCTATTTGAACTACTGGTTCATGCGTAATAAAATAGTATGATGGGAGAAAAATAAGCCTTGTCTCGGGTTACACAATTAAGAATTTCACCCCTCGGGTaagagatttctctgtcatgcCATCGAGAGGTGATAAGCTTGGTTGAAAAAGCGTAAATCGAAAGAAGACCTTATATCCATGGTTGTGTTTAAATGCAATAGGCCTATCTATGGTGGTTAGataaaaacatatgtatatgaaaatgcAGTCGGATGACTTGGGCTGTAGCTATCGTTACCGGACATGGAAATCTTGAACGAAACACTTGGCTAGACAGGTTCCTACGATCAAGAATGTAATATTTAAGATTCAAAATTCAAGACGTGCtttcaaaagtttttttcaATGGTATCGAACATCACATACCCCGAGTCAAAGTTTTAAGATTATCTCCAGCATCAGTCAGAGTTTTGCTTTAGAATTAGAATTAATTTGTGGCCAGAATCGAAGTTAAATAAAGTTATGACTTGAATTTTGAAAGACGGTGTTCCTACCCTCGTAACTTATCTGTGATATACGGGGGTCGGACCCTGAGGtcaaacatttcattttctttgtcATAGAAACGTATCTAGCCCATGTGGGGAAAAACGGAGAAGTTTCGTCGCGCCAAATTTGAAGAATTGTATCAATCCGCCGACCGTATGCCATTGCGTTTACGATAATGTACATGCAGCCAGACTTTACTACGCTAAACAGCAGCAAGCTGTAATTGATAAACAATGCACGTTGTTGATAAAAGATTCGAATTCAAACAATGGCTGTTCCTAAATGACAAATGATTCACATTTTACGATGTTTGATAAATAACtgacattttacaatatttgtttatgaCAAATGGTTCATATCTTAGTGTTTGCATGTGACAGATGATTCACAATTGACAATGTTTGTTTATGATTAATGATTGACATGATTCACATTTTACAATGCCAGTGTATGACATGTGGTTCAAATCTAACAATGTCTGTGATAAACAATTGACATTTAACAATGTCTGTTTGTGATAAACAATTGACATTTAACAATGTCTGTTTATGACAAATGATTCTCGTTTAACAATACTTCCTTACATGAGAAAACTTTCATTTTAACAATGTCTATTTGTGACAGCGAAGACGTACACTAATCTAAACAAAACCCGTGCTGACAAACGTGTGACAGGAGAGAAAATGTCTTTGTCTCAAAGTTTAGATACAACGCATAGCTTTTACGACTATTCACGTCCCCATATAAAACGCTTACTCACTTGTTTCCAGCTAAAGTTTATTGATTCTTCCGGGATGAAACCACACTGCTAACATACATCTTACGGGTTCATTTTTTATGTTGTAAGTTGAAAAAACACTAGTTTTAATACGTAGAAGACCCATATATTTTAACAGTCTATGTATTCAACAGAATTTATGTgtttttgattaaattttgCTTCACAGCCATACCTGCAGGTTCAATAAAttgttcatttttgttttagtcGTGTTAATGTCAATTACCATGGCAACCCCATGTCTTTACGTCACTCTTGAGAAATAAACATCGTCGGCcatttgttttcctttctttaTCAAGATTACTAAGGTGAACCTAATCATCTGTTTCCGGTCTTTTTTCACACTGTTGAAGGGGATCTTTCCTCAGGATTGACATGCAAGTCCGTAATGAAATCTACATCAAgagtttgtatata
The sequence above is drawn from the Pecten maximus chromosome 9, xPecMax1.1, whole genome shotgun sequence genome and encodes:
- the LOC117333927 gene encoding mucin-2-like; this encodes MASNTHPTSTLTLTSTTHPTLNTHPPYINTASLPQHSPYLKHSLLPQHSPYHHTHPPQHHPRTPTNTPPQTPYHKQLPYLNTHPTQHSPYLNTHLSQHSPYINTHPTLQHYKPYLNTHPTSTLTLPQHSPYLNTHPTSTLTLPQHSPYLNTHPTSTLTLPQHSPLPQHSPYLTPPYLNTPLPHLPTPYLTTLPTLHTYPTPTNTQHPTSTLTLPQHSPYLNTHPTSTLTLPQHSPYLNTTLPQHSPYTSTLALPQHSPYLNTRPTSTLTLPQHSPYINTHPTSTLTLHQHSPYLNTRNITYTSTNITLPNTTYINTHPTSTLVLHQHSPYLNTHPTSTLALHLKPTLTLPYLNTHPSHSNTPLPQHYLPSHSPTQHSPYLKLPSTTPPTSTLTPTSTLPLTSTLALPHTHPYLNTHLPQHSPLPQHSPLPSTSPLPQHSPYLNTRPTSTLTLPQHSPYLNTHPLPQHSPYLNTHPTLNTHPTSNTQLLHSTLAYSTLTLPQHSPYLNTHPTSTLTLPQHSPTSTLTPTSTLALPQHSPYLNTHPTSTLALPQHSPYLNTHPTSTLTLPQHSPYLNTRPTSTLTLPQHSPYINTRLPQHSPTSTLAHLNTHPTSTLPLPQHSPTSTLTLPQHSPTTSNYSTATSTLTLPQHSPYLNITYLNTHLLNTHPTSTLTYIKTHLPNTAYNTTYLNTHLLNTRPTSTLTLPQHSPYLNTHPTSTLALPQHSPYLNTHPTSTLTLPQHSPYINTRPTSTLVLPQHSPYLNTSPLPQHSSYLNTHPTSTLTLPQHSPYLNTHPTSTLALPQHSPTSTLTHLNHLPQPNLNTTLPQHSPYLTLPYITLNITPTHTYLNTRPTSTLTLPQHHP